The following is a genomic window from Malus sylvestris chromosome 7, drMalSylv7.2, whole genome shotgun sequence.
TAACATTTCCGTCTTAAACATATTTTGAATACTTTACGATAGTGATTTACATTTTGGAAAACTAATGACATAAATAGTTGGGTCAATTATAGGGAACTACCTGGTGAAAATGTGACTGATTTTGGAGCAGGTGATTCAGGCAATATAGAGCATACTAACTCGTCCGCCTTGGGAATAAAGGGACTAGAAATGGTGGGATCAGTCATGGCCCACTgcaaacaaagtaaataaaagaaaagaaaatttagcTGGATTGAAAACCTAACGTAGGTTGATCAAAAGGGAGGAGACGAAGAAAATGGTGTTAACTGAAAACTGACCTGAGAAACAAGTATGTTGATGCCAGAATGTTTTGAATCCCATCCAAATTCAGTGACAGAACCAGTTAAGTACGGACCGCCATTAACCTTTCTTATTACAGTGGACTCCAAGTAGTGTATGTTAGCTAGGACATAGTCCCAGTAATATGGTGCCTTGGTTACCTTGTATAGCCACGCAGCTCCCCAGAGCAGTTCATCCTGCAACAATTGTTTTATTAGTCACACAAAATTGTTTATGATGAAAAAAGTTTATTTAACACGACACGGTATCAAAATTTTTGACATCTAACTAAATTTGGAAAACAAATTATAAGGTCCCATGATCAATCAGTTATATACCATGTAGCCACTGAAGTCGCAGTAAAATGGGCATGCTCCTTCACCAATACTGTCATTGTAAGACCCCCTATACCTATCCGCGAATTCAAACACCTGATTAATAACCATACAAAGAAAATTTATTAACCTAAAAGGTTTCAATATATATAGCACAAAACATAAGTAGAATACTATCTAATGCttggaattttttattatttgaccGTGAATCTCGATCAGAATCATCAAATTGATTGTTGTCTGGATATGCGAGACACATTAATTGACTCACAATACATGAACAAGTCTAGAAAGAAAATATTATATACCTGAATAGACCGGTTAAGAAGCAAAGCCGAGTAGAATCTGTCCGAATCTTTAAACACCATGGAAGAAGCTGCGAGTGCAGCTGCAATCTCAGCTGAAACCTCTGAGCCTGGCTTTTCTTTAGTTACTACATAAGAGGTTCGAGGGGTGTCCATGTCTTCAGGTCTTTCCCAACAAGTGTGGTCGCTATTGGGGTCACCAACAACGCCAACAACAGAATCAGGTACCTTTGTGGATTTAAGCAAATAATCTGTCCCCCATCTTATAGCTTCCAAAGCAAATGGAAGCTCCGAGCCCATTGATTGTCCAAACTCTAGAACGCTCCACGACAACATTGTTGTAGTGAATGCCATGGGAAAGTTGAACTTCACATTGTCACCGGCATCATAGTAACCTCCTACAAGATCCATCTGTGGGTGGAAAAAGAGCATATATATGTCATGCATTTAGGTAGTACTTGATACAAAACCTTTATCAAACCCTAAGCGCTTCCACGTACTCTTGAGTGGTTCATGAAATTAAGCATGTTTACTTATAGGGAATAGGAAATCATTCTGATTCTTGAGTGCTGTACGTTCACTAATTAAAACATGGGCATGAGAATCATTTCATCAAAGTAAAAATGTGAGTTTCTCAAAATTCTTAAGCAAACACCTGAAAATCGAGAATCAAATTAACTAAAGGGCTAGTTGATCCTTGCGTACTTCCCCTTTTCCGTGTTCCCGATTCCTTTCTTCTTGGAGAAACACTTAATTTGATGAAGGTATAGTAGGTGCTTAtgtataaatcatttaaaagtACTTTAAATAAACCGTAATTAAAGTAattacaatttatttttgtcGAACACTGCTGAAAGGACTTTTTATAGATTAAATAGTTTTTAGCCATTCTAAAAGCACAAACAAGCAAGTCATTAATTTAtggttattgttttttttttttttttttccaaaatttaTGATGATTGTTGACTTTTGTAGACTAAATAGTCAACAAGTATCTGTGTCGGACAATGGATTGTGATTAATTGATTAActcagagagagtgagagagagagacttacaCCAACATCAGAGCCATCCTTTAGAGCAGAATCTTTCCTCCAAGTGATTCGTTGTGAAGGTGGTAACTTTCCCGACCTTTGTccttcaaaaaacaaaagacacttTGACAATGCATCTGCGTAGTTATGTGAAGACGCGACTTGTGCTGTGGCCATTGCCAACATCCATGCTAATATTGACAACCTTAGAAGGGAACTGCCATACATGATTTTACTCATTGTTGCTCTTCTTTTTAAAACCCAATTTTTTTCACTATATATATCAAAAACTTAAAGAATTCTCAATTTTGGAGAAGAACCAATATAATCTCTCTGATTTGATGAAAAGAAACTCAGCAAGCACCTGTTTATATACTACTTAAACGCGTGTTTATGCGTGCCTAGATGTTATGAATTATATGCATGCATTGTACACACAGTTGGCTTATTTCGTAGATGGAAGTCTACGAGGTCATCAAATTTGGCCTATTTTCCATATAATTCTGCAGTTTGGAAGAAAGCTGGGTACAATTAACCcattcaatatttttttgtaaCTTAATTGGTAACTTATTTATCCAATATTATTGTAGGTCAAGTGGTCAATTCAAAGTCACCTTTAAGAGCCATTCCATATGTGCTTGAATGATTTTCTTATTATCTGGGATGGGTACGTAGTATACAGGTAGTTggcttttctttccttttctgtcACAACAGTTATCTATGCGTACAAGATCAATCTTCGTTATTTCTGTTAGACACACACGAATTTGTCAAAATAAATCATCTAGAGAGTTGTTAATCAATTGTCGCGTGAATTTAAATGAGAGGGATACCACAACAACACCACATGCTAGATTATGTAGAAATAGAACGTTATATTTCACCGTGATCAACATTAATGTCGCAGCATGCAAAGCCGCATTGGAAACATGATAAAAATATAACTTATATTGTGTGATTCTACTACTAATTACACTAAGATTTGTTGCTGTGCATTAGGAAGATTTATTTTCTccacttttattttgtcttgtAGAAGAAGCTCTGAGCAGAGTTCTAAACTTACTTAACTCTACTAGACGAATCACTTCTTTTGTCATCTCGAGGTTGTTGCCCTCCACAATCTTCATTTTTGTGGGGCTTTTTTTTGCACGTCAACATGTTCCTCTTGCACCAtatagagaagaaaaaaaaaaaaaaaaaagtctactTGCGATCTTCAATGTGGCATGGTTTGAAGCGTGCTTTATCCtatttaaataatcataatcGTTGGCTTATTGGTTATGGAATGTCAGTTTTcttttagtttgataaatatgGTTGGAGGATTTGATTATCAACCCTTCTTTATTTCCCGTCATTTCTCCTATAACACTTCCTCTCCTTTTAACAGTGAAAGATGACAAAAGTAACTATCCTCCTCTACTGGGGCaagtttaattttcttttgggcATGAGCTTCTTTGAAGTAAACATTTTGATTGCGCTTAGGCTAAAGTTATATGGCATTCTTTCATCCCTCCACGACTCTCTATTTTGGTTTGACGGTTTTCTCATGATAAACTTCTTAtgagggatgggcaaaatattCGCGGGTATAGGTGCCCGCTCATTAATTTACTGtttcggttatgggtaaccatataaataaataaacggttatgggtaaaaccgtttacccgtgaaaTATAAATGGTGATTATGAGTATTACCCGCGGTTACAAATaagtacccatttaaccatttgttttaatatttttagaattttaaaagtttaaaattaaaaaccctaaaaacgtTTCGACCTCTCCCAACCCCGCTCCTCTCTCTCCTCGATGCCCCCTCTCTCATCTCTGCCAAAATAGTTTCATCGGTTTAATACTCACTCCAACGGGTAAAAGGGTTAAATAGTtaatcgtttataaacggttatgggtatgagaATACCCATTTATGCAATTActcaacgggtaaacggttatgcggataAGAGCTTAAACGGTTAAGGGTAAATAACCGCAGTTACCCTCTcgccataaccattgcccatacTTCCCACTAAGGCTGCACTTCAACAACGAGGTATTTGTTCGGCATCTATTTGTCGCTTGTGGAATGGTTCTGAGGAATCTGATACTCATCTTTGCTTTCGTTGTCCTTTATCAAAGCAATTTTGGATATGTTTGGCTTGTCAATTTGGTATTTCCTTGCCCATTTCTGGTTTTTTGGCAATATTTCGGGATACTTTCGTGCATAAGCCTTTCTCTTGTCAGTTACACAATCTCTAAATTTTTGCGAGCCTTTTTTACCGTTGTTACTATTTGGAAAGCACGAAATAATCTATTTTTTAGGATAGACCAGTTTCTTTACACCACCTATGCATGTTTATTATGTCCGAGCTCATTCATGTTGGGAAGTTTATCCCCAGATACTCTTATAGTTTGGTATTCGAATAATTTCGTCTTTGGATATCCAACCTATCCTTTGGAAAGCTCTTGTTATTGTGCTTTAGTCTCCGCCTCGGTATCCTTGGGTTAAGCTTAACATTGATGGTTTGGCTAAAGGGAATTCTACTTGTGGTCGAGTTTTTAGGGATTTGCATGATCAaatttttggtggtttttgccAAGGTATTGGCCATAACAATTCTGTTTTTGCGGAATAATTAGCAACTATTCTTGATGTTTATTTTGCTTATCAGAGGGGTTGACAAACTTTTTGGTTGGAATGTGGTTCTTCTAGTGTCCTCGTTTGTCTTTGCTCGGATGACTTTGTCACTCCATGGCCTCTTTGTACACAATAGTTAACTTATTTGGCTCGCATCCGGAATCCTGATGATGAATTTTTATTGCTCTCACATTTACCAGGAAGAAAATGATGTCCCGGAAAGCTTTGCTAACATGAGCTTGGCTCCTCAACCTTGGTGTGGAATGATTCACCAACATCGGCAATTCTAGCTTCACTGGATTCTGATTTTCTTAGCTTATGGTTTTCGATTTTCAAATCAGTGTGCATCGCAGCTTATAGGTTAGCTTCACTGGATTCTGATTTTCTTAGCTTACAACTTATAGATTTTCTAACATTACGTGTTTAGGTGTTCCAAGCTTGTTTGTAGGTTTCTATATTTTAGGCTTTGTTTTGGAGAAGTTTGGTTCTATGTCCCCtcccacccttttttttttgttttcaagggaGGTAAGATTTATGTTCCTCATAAAAATGTGCAactctatttttttattcaataaaaTTCACCTCGTATGGTCgaggttttcttaaaaaaaatacaaagattGTTGTGATATTAGAACATCTCTAGTGGAGTCTCTATATATGGACAACCACcgtataaaatgagtataaaacaaatatagggATAAAATAAATCTCCAATGGATCAAAAAGTGAGTCCCTAAAGTACAGGGACTCGCTGGATACTTGGTATATGTATCCAAATATGAGGACTCTATATGGACTGAAATGGTGGACCCAATATGACAATTTAAGTGGAAAAGTAGGCATGGGTCCCAGTCACATGgccttgtctttttttttttttcaatcatttAAGATAGAGGGTCCAGATTGATTCTtgcttttcaaaattttaaccaTTGAAAGATCAATGATTCCAATTAAATAACTGTTTCATTTAGGTTACTCTCTTatgtttgttttcaatttttttttcttctcttttcataTTGCCTCTGTTGAAAGATTAACAGTTCCAATTTCGGTTACTCTCTAatgttattctctcatcattcctataaataccaaattATCTAACAAAAACTTACCACAACTTCATCTCCTATACTCAGTTCACTTGTACTCAATTCACTCACTCTAGTTACGTTTTcgtgaagaaaaaaattggtgtcataatttgaaatttttttggttaaaatgttcacaaaaatattttacGAGAACGTAatgttaaattaattcaaaacaTGTGCACCTAATTATCacataaaaatgtaaaaacctCAAATTTAGGGATTCGACTATAAGGACTCTCTCATTAGAGGCAATATACCTTTAGAGACATAATGATTCCCTTTAAGTCcttaagggtgtgtttgtttgggCTCACTAACTCTCCTTGGACTGGACTGGCTTAGCTATTATTGTAGTACCATGTTTGTTAGGCTGAAGGATTAGGTTTAACGGGATTAAGTTGGACTCGCTCCGACTGACTCTCTCACTAAAAGTTCTTAGCCAGACCCCCCAAATATCCCAGGATTGCTAAGACCCCCACGCTGCTTTGTTTGGCTCGTCCAAACCTTGTGCCTCGTTCGAACTTACAAGATCACAATCCTCGAaaataagggtttttttttttttttttttttttttttcatttgggtCGGTGATTTGGGGTCTTCCACCATCTGGGTCTTTTGGCATCTCAGATCTCGCATATACAcacatcactctctctctctcagaaacGCCCTTAACTTTCTCACTTACCAACCACCTCGCTTCCGCTGATTCTTCCCCCACCAGTTGCGCTCCTTCACTAGAATTCAATTTCCGACTCTATCATTTTCAGCGGACCATGATCTGAATCCGGTACGCCAAACAAGGTGCAACTATTTGGAATTGGGGATTTTGAAAGGTGTTTGGTTTGtgagaaaattgaaagaaagaaacGAAAGAAAATGGAATGGCAATTAGTAAGAAATGGGGAATTGCATGAAAGGAAATGGGATTTTGAAACGTGTTTCGTTGGTTGATTTTTTGCAAACGGATTCCAAGAAAGGAACAGATGTTTAGGCCAAGCTTGATGAAGGAAACAATCAAAAGGCAGAGAGGATTGAGGTTATGGATGTAGAAAAAAAGGGGAGTGAAGAGGCAGAGAAGAcaaggcattctagaaaaagggtttctagaaggaaaaataacaagaataattaattataaaaaaattctagatatgaattaaaataatataattttagaGTTTGTTAATTATCTTGCTTCTTAGTCtaacactgcaccaaacacttcactaaaTTAGTTTAGCTTAGTCTCGTCTAAACCAGTCCAGCATAGTCCCTAAAGTTAATCCAGTCCAAAATAG
Proteins encoded in this region:
- the LOC126629760 gene encoding endoglucanase 4-like isoform X3 yields the protein MLAMATAQVASSHNYADALSKCLLFFEGQRSGKLPPSQRITWRKDSALKDGSDVGMDLVGGYYDAGDNVKFNFPMAFTTTMLSWSVLEFGQSMGSELPFALEAIRWGTDYLLKSTKVPDSVVGVVGDPNSDHTCWERPEDMDTPRTSYVVTKEKPGSEVSAEIAAALAASSMVFKDSDRFYSALLLNRSIQVFEFADRYRGSYNDSIGEGACPFYCDFSGYMDELLWGAAWLYKVTKAPYYWDYVLANIHYLESTVIRKVNGGPYLTGSVTEFGWDSKHSGINILVSQVSFHPFIPKADELVCSILPESPAPKSVTFSPGGLLFKPGGSNLQHSTSLSFLLLVYAGYMKAANKVMNCGNNVIITPDRLVNFTKGQVDYILGSNPLEMSYMVGFGQKFPQKIHHRGSVIPSMDKHPQHMECHEGDLYFKSADPNPNLLIGAVVGGPAENDTFQDSRYNVPQSEPTTYINAPFVGVLAYFKV
- the LOC126629760 gene encoding endoglucanase 4-like isoform X1, whose protein sequence is MYGSSLLRLSILAWMLAMATAQVASSHNYADALSKCLLFFEGQRSGKLPPSQRITWRKDSALKDGSDVGMDLVGGYYDAGDNVKFNFPMAFTTTMLSWSVLEFGQSMGSELPFALEAIRWGTDYLLKSTKVPDSVVGVVGDPNSDHTCWERPEDMDTPRTSYVVTKEKPGSEVSAEIAAALAASSMVFKDSDRFYSALLLNRSIQVFEFADRYRGSYNDSIGEGACPFYCDFSGYMDELLWGAAWLYKVTKAPYYWDYVLANIHYLESTVIRKVNGGPYLTGSVTEFGWDSKHSGINILVSQVSFQLTPFSSPFIPKADELVCSILPESPAPKSVTFSPGGLLFKPGGSNLQHSTSLSFLLLVYAGYMKAANKVMNCGNNVIITPDRLVNFTKGQVDYILGSNPLEMSYMVGFGQKFPQKIHHRGSVIPSMDKHPQHMECHEGDLYFKSADPNPNLLIGAVVGGPAENDTFQDSRYNVPQSEPTTYINAPFVGVLAYFKV
- the LOC126629760 gene encoding endoglucanase 4-like isoform X2 yields the protein MLAMATAQVASSHNYADALSKCLLFFEGQRSGKLPPSQRITWRKDSALKDGSDVGMDLVGGYYDAGDNVKFNFPMAFTTTMLSWSVLEFGQSMGSELPFALEAIRWGTDYLLKSTKVPDSVVGVVGDPNSDHTCWERPEDMDTPRTSYVVTKEKPGSEVSAEIAAALAASSMVFKDSDRFYSALLLNRSIQVFEFADRYRGSYNDSIGEGACPFYCDFSGYMDELLWGAAWLYKVTKAPYYWDYVLANIHYLESTVIRKVNGGPYLTGSVTEFGWDSKHSGINILVSQWAMTDPTISSPFIPKADELVCSILPESPAPKSVTFSPGGLLFKPGGSNLQHSTSLSFLLLVYAGYMKAANKVMNCGNNVIITPDRLVNFTKGQVDYILGSNPLEMSYMVGFGQKFPQKIHHRGSVIPSMDKHPQHMECHEGDLYFKSADPNPNLLIGAVVGGPAENDTFQDSRYNVPQSEPTTYINAPFVGVLAYFKV